A single window of Acetohalobium arabaticum DSM 5501 DNA harbors:
- a CDS encoding NAD(P)H-dependent glycerol-3-phosphate dehydrogenase, translated as MDKAAVIGGGSWGSAIAILLANNGYRVSLRDISKEQVTEINDKRTNSNYLPEVKIPEAITATTDLKEAVKKAKLVVVVVPSDAIRKVAEELSGLLAVDTVIISATKGIEEDSYYRMSEVLEDELRSELHDNIAVLSGPSHAEEVSKELPTTVVAASSSRLLAEQIQNIFMSDTFRVYTNPDVVGVELGGALKNIIAIAAGITDGLGYGDNTKAALITRGMAEIKRLGVALGADPMTFAGLSGIGDLVVTCASEHSRNRRLGFKIGQGKSLDQALDEMKMVAEGVRTAKAAYQLAGREGVEVPIIKQAYQVLFEDKSPCKAVNELMMRGKKHEIEEVVQNKDNW; from the coding sequence ATGGATAAAGCTGCAGTTATTGGAGGCGGTAGCTGGGGAAGTGCTATTGCCATATTATTGGCCAATAATGGTTATAGAGTTTCACTAAGGGATATATCTAAAGAGCAGGTTACAGAGATTAATGATAAGCGAACTAATTCTAATTACTTACCGGAGGTTAAGATCCCTGAAGCTATTACAGCTACTACTGATCTAAAGGAAGCTGTAAAAAAGGCTAAATTAGTAGTCGTAGTTGTTCCTTCGGATGCTATAAGGAAGGTAGCAGAGGAGTTATCTGGTTTATTAGCTGTTGATACAGTGATTATTAGTGCTACCAAGGGGATAGAAGAGGACAGCTATTATCGGATGTCAGAGGTGTTAGAGGATGAACTGCGGTCTGAATTACATGATAATATAGCAGTACTTTCTGGGCCAAGCCATGCAGAAGAGGTAAGTAAAGAACTTCCGACTACTGTAGTAGCAGCCAGTTCATCACGGCTGTTGGCGGAACAGATTCAGAATATCTTTATGTCTGATACGTTCCGGGTCTATACTAATCCTGATGTGGTAGGAGTAGAATTAGGCGGAGCCTTAAAGAATATAATTGCTATTGCTGCTGGAATCACTGATGGATTAGGATATGGAGATAATACAAAGGCTGCTTTAATTACCCGGGGTATGGCAGAGATTAAACGCTTAGGGGTTGCACTAGGAGCCGACCCGATGACTTTTGCTGGACTTTCCGGGATTGGAGATTTAGTAGTAACCTGTGCCAGTGAGCACAGCCGAAACAGGCGTTTAGGATTTAAGATAGGCCAGGGTAAGAGTTTGGACCAGGCCTTAGATGAGATGAAGATGGTTGCTGAAGGCGTTAGAACAGCCAAAGCTGCTTATCAACTGGCTGGACGTGAAGGAGTAGAAGTGCCGATTATTAAGCAGGCTTATCAAGTACTTTTTGAGGATAAATCTCCGTGTAAAGCAGTTAATGAATTAATGATGCGCGGTAAGAAACATGAGATTGAGGAAGTAGTTCAGAATAAGGATAATTGGTAA
- a CDS encoding trimethylamine--corrinoid methyltransferase, translated as MIKRNTLAGDVLSDNDVKMIHQESLQLLEETGVEIMHEEALDIFEDNGAKVEGKRVYLSAELVEDALDQAPTSFTLHARNSDNDVVIGGGNSVLAPGYGSPYVTSIDESRRDSTFEDYKNFTKLASVSENIDVLGGVLVEPTDLDDKIRHVKMLYAAAKYSDKCLMGSALGAKKARESFKMASILFGEDEIIDDRPITMSLINTMSPLQYDNRMADALIEHARYNQAAVIASLIMAGSTGPMSIAGTLVLQNVEVLTGIVLAQMVNSGAPVVYGSASTIMDMKAASLAVGSPEYAKFIGATSQLARYYGLPSRAGGSITDSIMVDTQAGYEAMMMFISSINHGINFVLHSAGLLENYMTMSYEKFIIDDEILSMVTNYQAGIEVNEDTVATKVIDDVGPSGHYLQEPHTLQHMEDFREPEISNRAGYTSDNDLIPTVERANEKWKAILADFESPYLDSVIEQKLTDYIEELK; from the coding sequence ATGATTAAACGTAATACTTTAGCTGGGGATGTTTTATCCGATAATGATGTAAAGATGATTCATCAGGAGTCACTGCAGTTATTAGAGGAAACCGGCGTAGAGATTATGCATGAAGAGGCTTTGGATATTTTTGAGGACAATGGAGCTAAGGTGGAAGGTAAGCGGGTTTACTTATCTGCGGAGTTGGTTGAGGATGCACTGGATCAAGCTCCTACTTCTTTTACTTTACATGCTAGAAATTCAGACAATGATGTAGTAATTGGAGGGGGTAATTCGGTTTTAGCACCTGGATATGGTTCTCCATACGTGACAAGTATAGATGAGAGTAGACGGGATTCAACTTTTGAGGATTATAAGAATTTTACTAAATTAGCTTCGGTCAGTGAGAATATCGATGTACTTGGTGGTGTATTAGTTGAACCGACAGATTTAGATGATAAAATTAGACATGTTAAGATGCTTTATGCAGCAGCAAAGTATTCTGATAAGTGTTTAATGGGTAGTGCCTTAGGAGCCAAGAAGGCACGTGAATCTTTTAAAATGGCAAGTATACTTTTTGGTGAAGATGAGATTATTGATGATAGGCCAATTACGATGAGTTTGATTAATACCATGAGTCCTTTACAGTATGATAATAGAATGGCTGATGCGTTGATAGAACATGCCAGATATAATCAAGCAGCAGTAATTGCTTCTTTGATTATGGCTGGTTCAACAGGTCCTATGTCCATTGCTGGTACACTTGTTTTGCAGAATGTGGAGGTCCTAACCGGTATTGTTCTGGCGCAGATGGTTAATTCCGGTGCTCCAGTAGTTTATGGTTCAGCTTCAACTATTATGGATATGAAAGCAGCAAGTTTAGCTGTAGGTAGCCCTGAGTATGCGAAATTTATAGGAGCTACATCACAGTTAGCTCGTTATTATGGATTGCCTTCTAGGGCTGGAGGATCAATTACTGATTCAATTATGGTTGATACTCAAGCTGGCTATGAAGCAATGATGATGTTTATATCTTCAATTAATCACGGTATTAATTTCGTTCTTCATTCTGCTGGATTACTGGAAAATTATATGACGATGTCCTATGAGAAATTTATTATAGATGATGAAATATTGAGTATGGTAACCAATTATCAGGCGGGTATTGAAGTAAATGAGGATACAGTGGCTACTAAAGTAATTGATGATGTAGGACCAAGCGGCCATTATCTTCAAGAACCTCATACATTACAGCATATGGAGGATTTTCGGGAACCTGAAATCAGTAATCGGGCTGGTTATACTTCTGATAATGATTTAATTCCTACTGTTGAGCGGGCTAATGAAAAATGGAAAGCAATTTTAGCAGATTTTGAATCGCCTTATCTTGATTCTGTTATTGAACAGAAATTAACTGATTATATAGAGGAATTAAAATAA
- a CDS encoding trimethylamine methyltransferase family protein: protein MEKMVRSNSVVNKSVNYSTLSEKERERIFYAALEILERTGAVVHDEETLDVLEDAGCWIEDGNHVKIPSGVAQDAVKSAPERVVFYDRNGNPAIHAEGNNSYYGPGPTNNYHKDPWTGERREPCKQDSANVAKVCDYLPNIDYVMDLGTVKDVPAQLSDVHAYHAMVKNTTKPIFHWGFDIEQYQAIIDMAATAVGGLDKLQKKPTLALYAEPTPPLIHSEEGIAKCVHAAKYDLPDIYTPCVMAGGSTPATLAATIATGIADSIVGLVANQHVNEGSPFILGGVYTIMDMKSTIFSYGAPEFLALQAGIAEVAHYMGIPVFGTAGCTDSCTLDGQAAGESAMSILISALAGANVIHDVGYTEYASTGSLYQLVMGDEVIGMVKQYTNGVEVNEDTLALDVIDEVGPGGDYSGHSHTKEHLEDFWTPDLIDRMKREDWEKDGQEMGDKIIAKTQRILEEYEPEPLEDEVVEELDRIAEEAEEKYL from the coding sequence ATGGAGAAAATGGTAAGGAGTAATTCAGTTGTTAATAAGTCGGTTAATTATTCTACCTTGAGTGAAAAGGAAAGAGAGAGAATTTTCTATGCAGCGCTCGAAATTTTGGAAAGAACTGGTGCTGTGGTCCATGACGAGGAGACATTGGATGTTCTTGAGGATGCAGGCTGTTGGATTGAAGATGGCAATCACGTTAAGATTCCTTCTGGCGTAGCTCAGGATGCAGTTAAGTCAGCACCTGAACGGGTGGTGTTTTATGATCGAAATGGTAATCCAGCTATTCATGCTGAAGGAAACAACAGCTATTATGGACCGGGACCTACTAATAATTACCATAAAGATCCTTGGACTGGTGAGCGACGGGAGCCGTGTAAGCAGGATAGTGCTAATGTAGCTAAAGTTTGTGACTATCTGCCTAATATTGATTATGTTATGGACTTAGGAACTGTTAAAGATGTACCAGCTCAGTTATCTGATGTTCATGCTTATCATGCTATGGTTAAGAATACTACTAAGCCTATCTTTCACTGGGGCTTTGATATTGAGCAGTATCAGGCTATCATCGATATGGCAGCTACAGCAGTTGGCGGTCTTGATAAATTACAAAAGAAACCGACTTTAGCTCTTTATGCTGAGCCTACTCCACCGTTGATTCATTCAGAAGAAGGGATTGCAAAATGTGTTCATGCTGCTAAATATGACTTACCTGATATTTATACACCTTGTGTTATGGCTGGCGGTTCAACACCAGCAACATTGGCTGCTACTATAGCTACTGGTATTGCTGATAGTATAGTCGGTTTAGTTGCTAATCAGCATGTAAATGAAGGTAGTCCGTTTATTCTCGGTGGAGTTTATACAATTATGGATATGAAGAGTACAATCTTCTCTTATGGAGCACCTGAATTTTTAGCATTACAAGCTGGAATTGCTGAAGTTGCTCATTACATGGGAATTCCAGTCTTTGGTACTGCCGGTTGTACTGATTCTTGTACCTTAGACGGACAGGCAGCAGGAGAGTCTGCTATGAGTATCTTAATTAGTGCTTTAGCAGGGGCTAATGTAATTCACGATGTTGGTTATACTGAATATGCATCTACAGGCTCTTTATATCAGTTAGTGATGGGTGATGAAGTAATCGGTATGGTCAAGCAGTATACTAATGGAGTTGAGGTTAATGAGGATACTTTAGCCCTAGATGTAATAGATGAAGTCGGACCTGGTGGCGATTACAGTGGACATTCCCATACTAAAGAGCATTTAGAAGACTTCTGGACTCCTGATTTAATTGATCGAATGAAGCGAGAAGATTGGGAAAAAGATGGTCAAGAGATGGGAGATAAGATTATAGCTAAGACGCAGAGGATTCTTGAAGAATATGAGCCAGAGCCTCTCGAAGATGAAGTTGTAGAAGAATTGGATAGAATAGCTGAAGAAGCAGAAGAAAAGTATCTGTAA
- a CDS encoding BCCT family transporter — MAQPEKEVEERVHNSEKKIDPIVFWISAVISGVLIIWGVVDNAGFGDVVNAVFDFLVGNFGWSYLLFVSVVLVATVVVGFTRLGDIKLGKPDDEPEFSTRSWIAMLFSAGMGIGLVFWGVAEPVMHYASPPFGDGETARSAMIAARYSFFHWGLHPWALYSFFGMVLAYFGFRRGLPQLPSSTLYPLVGKEGVKGFWGKAFDILAVFATLFGIATSLGLGAQQINSGLHTLFGIPNNTMMALAIIIVVTIAFVISAVTGLDKGIKILSNINITLGSLLIVLMFIGGPTVFILDYLTQGIGGLFQNFFDMSFFTSPVEQSPWPGWWTIFYWAWWIAWTPFCGGFIGRISKGRTIKEYVLGTLFLPSVIGFVWIATMGGSAIWMEQFGAGGIVGPVQNDVASAFFVSLGKFPLGTFMCMIATVLISTFFITSADSGTFVMGMLTSHGTLEPKTGVKVTWGVLEGFIAAVLLLAGGLSALQTASIAGAFPFMIFMVFTVFAFFKALKKDRDMLAQGEFIGELDW; from the coding sequence ATGGCTCAACCTGAAAAAGAAGTAGAAGAGCGGGTACATAATTCAGAAAAGAAGATTGATCCAATTGTTTTTTGGATATCAGCTGTTATTTCCGGAGTTTTAATTATCTGGGGAGTAGTTGATAATGCCGGATTTGGAGATGTTGTTAATGCTGTGTTTGACTTTTTAGTCGGTAATTTTGGCTGGTCTTACCTCTTATTTGTATCAGTAGTATTAGTGGCAACAGTTGTAGTCGGATTTACTAGACTTGGAGATATTAAGTTAGGTAAGCCGGATGATGAACCGGAATTTAGCACTCGATCTTGGATTGCAATGTTATTCAGTGCTGGGATGGGAATTGGACTTGTCTTCTGGGGTGTAGCAGAACCAGTTATGCATTATGCAAGTCCGCCTTTTGGTGATGGAGAGACTGCTAGATCAGCTATGATAGCTGCTCGCTATTCATTCTTCCATTGGGGTTTACATCCTTGGGCGCTGTATTCTTTCTTTGGTATGGTGCTGGCCTACTTTGGTTTCAGAAGAGGGTTGCCTCAATTACCTAGTTCTACTCTTTATCCCTTAGTAGGAAAAGAAGGAGTCAAAGGATTCTGGGGTAAAGCCTTCGATATTTTAGCTGTATTTGCTACTTTATTTGGGATTGCTACTTCCTTAGGTTTAGGGGCGCAGCAGATTAACAGCGGCCTTCATACTTTATTTGGAATTCCTAATAATACAATGATGGCTTTAGCAATTATTATCGTGGTAACTATAGCCTTTGTCATTTCTGCAGTTACTGGTTTAGATAAAGGAATCAAGATTTTAAGTAATATTAATATTACTTTAGGTTCTTTACTAATAGTATTAATGTTTATTGGCGGACCGACAGTATTTATCCTTGATTATCTTACTCAGGGAATTGGCGGTTTATTCCAGAATTTCTTTGATATGAGCTTCTTTACTAGTCCAGTAGAGCAGAGTCCTTGGCCTGGCTGGTGGACAATCTTCTATTGGGCCTGGTGGATTGCCTGGACACCTTTCTGCGGCGGTTTTATCGGCCGAATCTCAAAAGGGCGTACCATTAAAGAATATGTCTTAGGAACGCTATTTTTACCATCAGTTATCGGCTTTGTCTGGATAGCAACAATGGGTGGTTCTGCTATCTGGATGGAACAGTTTGGCGCTGGAGGTATTGTAGGACCGGTTCAGAATGATGTAGCTTCTGCTTTCTTTGTCTCATTAGGTAAGTTTCCACTTGGTACTTTCATGTGTATGATAGCAACAGTTTTAATCAGTACTTTCTTTATTACTTCCGCTGACTCTGGAACTTTTGTTATGGGAATGCTGACATCTCATGGAACTTTAGAACCTAAAACTGGAGTTAAAGTTACTTGGGGAGTACTTGAAGGATTCATTGCTGCCGTCTTACTCTTGGCTGGAGGATTATCTGCTTTACAGACAGCTTCAATTGCTGGGGCTTTTCCTTTTATGATCTTTATGGTCTTTACAGTATTTGCTTTCTTTAAAGCACTGAAAAAGGATAGAGATATGCTTGCTCAGGGAGAATTTATTGGTGAATTAGATTGGTAA
- a CDS encoding trimethylamine methyltransferase family protein, translated as MRSRSNYKVNGSAVQEVLADDQCKQVLSGAMKILKETGVAYQDEEAVEILKEAGCYVENGRVYIPVKLVEKALRTVPSQVTLYNSRTKEAELYLEGGNAYFGTGSEAPCFLDPYEEAIVDTTQETVEMATKLADALPRIDFVMSMGNIQDKSESVRDRYQFLAQLANTSKPIVTTAVDKQGCADIVEMSETVAGGAEELKRRPFMALCVKPDSPLKPAAVDTEKLMYASEKSLPVTYTPYLSAGANVPATLAGAVAVGLAEVLAALVLNQQIEEGAPFIMGGYFTIVDTENEICSDGAPESSLMQAALSDIAHYLDIPMFGACGGTDSKTVDEQAAIEDALSILTSAKSGANLNHGIGSIEYGNATALENLIICDEMIGFARRSIKGIEVNDETLALDIIHEVGPGGHFITQQHTMDNFQKETWYPDLFQRKNYVDWEDEGKKTLTDRAHEKALDILESHEPDGLDDEMIEKLEAIVEE; from the coding sequence ATGAGAAGCAGAAGTAATTATAAAGTTAATGGTTCGGCGGTTCAAGAGGTGCTGGCAGATGATCAATGTAAACAGGTTTTGTCAGGAGCTATGAAGATTTTAAAGGAGACAGGAGTTGCTTATCAAGACGAAGAAGCAGTTGAAATTTTAAAAGAAGCCGGATGTTATGTTGAGAATGGCCGCGTTTATATTCCGGTTAAGTTAGTAGAAAAGGCATTAAGAACAGTACCTTCTCAGGTAACTTTATATAATAGTAGAACAAAAGAAGCAGAACTTTATTTAGAAGGAGGTAATGCTTATTTCGGTACAGGGTCTGAAGCTCCTTGCTTCTTAGATCCTTATGAAGAAGCAATAGTAGATACTACTCAAGAGACAGTAGAGATGGCTACTAAACTGGCTGATGCCTTACCTCGGATAGATTTTGTTATGTCCATGGGGAATATTCAGGATAAATCAGAATCAGTTCGAGATCGTTATCAGTTCTTAGCTCAGCTAGCAAATACTTCTAAACCAATTGTAACTACTGCTGTTGATAAGCAAGGCTGTGCAGATATTGTGGAGATGAGTGAAACTGTAGCAGGGGGAGCAGAAGAATTAAAACGACGTCCGTTCATGGCTCTATGTGTTAAACCGGATTCTCCTCTAAAGCCTGCTGCTGTAGATACTGAGAAATTAATGTATGCTAGTGAAAAATCACTACCTGTTACCTATACTCCTTATCTTAGTGCAGGCGCAAATGTTCCGGCTACATTAGCTGGAGCTGTAGCTGTTGGACTGGCAGAAGTACTTGCTGCTTTAGTACTTAATCAACAGATAGAAGAAGGAGCACCTTTCATTATGGGCGGTTACTTTACAATAGTTGATACAGAAAATGAAATTTGTTCTGATGGGGCTCCAGAAAGCAGTTTGATGCAGGCAGCTTTATCTGATATAGCTCACTATTTGGATATTCCGATGTTTGGTGCCTGCGGAGGTACTGATTCTAAAACTGTCGATGAGCAGGCGGCAATCGAAGATGCATTATCTATTTTAACGTCTGCTAAATCAGGTGCTAATCTAAACCATGGTATCGGCTCTATTGAATATGGTAATGCAACAGCTTTAGAAAATCTGATCATCTGTGATGAGATGATTGGTTTTGCCCGTAGATCAATTAAGGGTATTGAGGTTAATGATGAAACGTTAGCTTTAGATATTATCCATGAAGTTGGTCCCGGCGGTCACTTTATTACTCAGCAGCATACTATGGATAACTTCCAGAAGGAAACTTGGTATCCTGATCTATTCCAGCGGAAGAATTATGTTGACTGGGAAGATGAAGGCAAGAAGACTTTAACTGACCGGGCTCACGAGAAAGCCTTAGATATCCTTGAAAGCCATGAACCGGATGGATTAGATGATGAAATGATAGAAAAATTAGAAGCAATTGTTGAAGAATAA
- a CDS encoding corrinoid protein gives MADLEELSNSVIEGNEEKVVELTQELVDDGLEPKEIIRQGLIGGINVVGQRFKDGDMFIPQVMMAAESMKSGMEIVNPLLAEGESSSVGKVVLGTVAGDLHDIGKNLVGMMMESASLEVIDLGVDIDPEEFVEAVKENDPDLLGMSALLTTTMLEMQNTIELLEEEGLLDGLKIMVGGAPVTPNFADEIGADRWAQDAAAAKEAALELIE, from the coding sequence ATGGCAGATCTTGAGGAGTTAAGTAATAGTGTAATTGAAGGTAATGAAGAAAAGGTAGTTGAATTAACTCAAGAGTTAGTCGATGATGGATTAGAGCCTAAAGAAATTATTCGTCAGGGATTAATTGGTGGAATTAATGTAGTAGGGCAGAGATTTAAAGATGGAGATATGTTTATTCCTCAGGTTATGATGGCAGCAGAGTCTATGAAATCAGGAATGGAGATTGTTAATCCTCTACTAGCAGAAGGAGAGAGTTCTTCTGTAGGGAAAGTAGTTTTGGGAACAGTAGCTGGTGATTTACATGATATCGGTAAGAACTTAGTGGGAATGATGATGGAAAGTGCCAGTTTAGAAGTTATAGATTTAGGTGTAGATATAGATCCGGAAGAATTTGTAGAAGCAGTGAAAGAGAATGACCCGGATTTATTGGGTATGAGTGCTTTATTAACAACAACTATGTTAGAGATGCAGAATACGATAGAACTTTTAGAAGAAGAAGGACTGTTAGATGGACTCAAGATTATGGTTGGCGGTGCTCCAGTAACACCAAATTTTGCTGATGAGATCGGTGCTGATCGTTGGGCTCAGGATGCTGCAGCAGCTAAGGAAGCGGCGTTGGAATTAATCGAGTAA
- a CDS encoding CdaR family transcriptional regulator yields the protein MENIPEINLTSDLAQKIVDRTMEILNYNINIRDYNGRIIASGNQKRIDTISEMAAQAIKEEEVLTVSKQKAEGDSGMEPGIQLPIYFNGKIMGAVDITGEPKRIEKYGGLVKMTVELMLQQAFYLKKLQLEEQAEEHFIKELLNKNSELSNANIQDRAQVMGYDQRRSYLVAILELTNLWDKLLENVGDTSSMKLQQYKIKIQEGIQELFYNQSSVKVFHLDGERFIILKCEANDDLKNKEDLLELGTNLVGKLDKRFNFDCKLGIGKINQGLRGIRKSFEEGLEALDLGIRFYPTKQVHYSGNLIQERIVENLAPEVRQDLAEIFPLDDQYQQSLEVYFASNLNVSKTANKLCLHRNSVMYRLNRITEITGFDPRDSEDMVNLKLALLCYKLESSN from the coding sequence ATGGAGAATATACCGGAAATAAATTTAACTTCGGATCTTGCCCAAAAGATTGTAGACCGAACAATGGAAATATTGAACTATAATATAAATATTAGGGATTATAACGGAAGGATTATTGCTAGTGGAAACCAAAAGAGAATAGATACTATCAGTGAGATGGCAGCGCAGGCAATTAAAGAAGAGGAAGTCTTAACAGTATCTAAACAGAAGGCTGAAGGAGATTCAGGTATGGAACCAGGCATTCAATTACCTATCTATTTTAACGGAAAGATTATGGGGGCAGTTGATATTACTGGAGAGCCTAAAAGAATAGAAAAGTATGGCGGGTTAGTTAAAATGACAGTAGAGTTGATGTTACAACAGGCTTTCTATTTGAAGAAATTACAGTTAGAGGAACAGGCGGAGGAACACTTTATTAAGGAATTATTGAATAAAAATTCAGAGCTTTCTAATGCTAATATACAGGATAGAGCACAAGTAATGGGGTACGACCAAAGACGCTCATATTTGGTAGCTATTCTTGAACTGACGAATCTCTGGGATAAGTTATTGGAAAATGTAGGGGATACAAGTAGTATGAAATTACAGCAGTATAAGATAAAGATTCAAGAGGGAATTCAAGAACTTTTTTACAACCAGTCAAGTGTTAAAGTTTTTCACTTAGATGGAGAAAGATTTATTATTTTAAAGTGTGAAGCTAATGATGACCTGAAAAATAAGGAAGATTTATTGGAGCTAGGTACGAATTTAGTCGGTAAACTGGATAAAAGATTTAATTTTGATTGTAAACTTGGTATCGGCAAAATTAATCAGGGGTTAAGAGGAATTAGAAAGTCTTTTGAAGAGGGATTGGAGGCTTTGGATTTAGGAATAAGGTTTTATCCTACTAAACAGGTTCATTATAGTGGGAATTTAATTCAGGAACGGATAGTTGAGAATTTAGCTCCGGAGGTTAGACAGGATTTAGCTGAGATATTTCCTCTAGATGATCAATATCAGCAGAGTTTAGAAGTCTATTTTGCTTCCAATTTAAATGTCAGTAAGACAGCTAACAAGTTGTGTCTGCACCGTAATTCGGTAATGTATCGGTTAAACCGAATAACTGAGATTACAGGTTTTGATCCTAGAGATTCAGAAGATATGGTAAATTTAAAGTTGGCTTTATTATGTTATAAATTAGAAAGTTCCAATTAA
- a CDS encoding corrinoid protein has translation MADFEELSNSVIEGNEEKVVELTQELVDDGLEPKEIIRQGLIGGINVVGQRFKDGDMFIPQVMMAAESMKSGMEIVNPLLAEGESSSVGKVVLGTVAGDLHDIGKNLVGMMMESASLEVIDLGVDIDPEEFVEAVKENNPDLLGMSALLTTTMLEMQNTIELLEEEGLLDGLKIMVGGAPVTPNFADEIGADRWAQDAAAAKEAALELIE, from the coding sequence ATGGCAGATTTTGAGGAGTTAAGTAATAGTGTAATTGAAGGTAATGAAGAAAAGGTAGTTGAATTAACTCAAGAGTTAGTCGATGATGGATTAGAGCCTAAAGAAATTATTCGTCAGGGATTAATTGGTGGAATTAATGTAGTAGGGCAGAGATTTAAAGATGGAGATATGTTTATTCCTCAGGTTATGATGGCAGCAGAGTCTATGAAATCAGGAATGGAGATTGTTAATCCTCTACTAGCAGAAGGAGAGAGTTCTTCTGTAGGGAAAGTAGTTTTGGGAACAGTAGCTGGTGATTTACATGATATCGGTAAGAACTTAGTGGGAATGATGATGGAAAGTGCCAGTTTAGAAGTTATAGATTTAGGTGTAGATATAGATCCGGAAGAATTTGTAGAAGCAGTGAAAGAGAATAACCCGGATTTATTGGGTATGAGTGCTTTATTAACAACAACTATGTTAGAGATGCAGAATACGATAGAACTTTTAGAAGAAGAAGGACTGTTAGATGGACTCAAGATTATGGTTGGCGGTGCTCCAGTAACACCAAATTTTGCTGATGAGATCGGTGCTGATCGTTGGGCTCAGGATGCTGCAGCGGCTAAAGAAGCGGCGTTGGAATTAATCGAGTAA